The nucleotide window GAAACGGAGAAGACAATAAATTCAGAAAGTGGCGGTTTGAATCTCACAACGTCACGGTCTCGGTTTACTGGTCCCCGTTTCTTGTAGCCGGTTTGGAGAAATCTGGAACGTTGGACCACAACGTATTGCACCTAGACCGTGTGGATGACAGATGGGGTAATGATCTAGAACGTTTTGACACGGTGGTTGTCTCCGTGGGACATTGGTTTTTGCATCCAGCGGTTTATTACGAGTCCGGTTCGGTTTTGGGATGTCATTCTTGCGAAGCAAGCAACTGTACCGAGATAGGGTTTTTCGATATTTTTAGAAAAGCAATAAGAACGACGTTGAAGGCGGTGGCGGGAAGTCGGCGGCAGGTGATCTTGACGACGTTTTCGCCGTCTCACTTCGAAGGCCGGCCTTGGGATAGTCCCGGCGCGTGTAACATGACGGAGCCGTACCAAGAGGGGAAGGTTCTAGAAGGTTTGGACCTGGAGATGCGACGGATAGAGATGGAGGAAGTTACGGCGGCGAAAGCTGTGGCGGAGGGGAGGCTAGAGGCGTTAGATGTGACGGCGATCTCGGTGTTGAGACCAGACGGACATCCTGGTCCGTACATGTACGAGTTCCCGTTCAAGAACGGTGTGCCGGAGAGAGTTCATAATGATTGTTTGCATTGGTGTTTGCCTGGTCCGGTCGACACGTGGAACGAGATTATGATAGAGATGTTAAGGCGATGGAAGGTGTGAATGATGAAGGATGATTGTGAGAGTGATCCTATGATATCATCATACATGAATCTGTCCAAAGGTGTAATCATTTGTTTCTTTGATATGTAAGTAGTTTCTTTTCTtggattagatttttttttaaacatgggAGTGATAATTTTTTGGTCGTTATTCTTGAAATGGAGGAGTACGAAAGATAGTTGGATTTAAGTTGATcaataaacatattattttctttcttgcTATTATAGAATGATCACTTAAATCATGCATTTTTGGCCATTTTAGACAATCTCTAatgatacaaaaaaaagtttctcaGTAGCGTAATTCAACAATAGATTTGAATTTGTTTCAATGGTtcattttataatagagttattccataataaaataaaacttaaaaaaatgttatttttttactctatatttggagtaaaaaaacaaCACTATtctatatttcattttattatagagtgaactaTTGGAGCAAATCTAACTCTATAGTAGCACTATTTTATAGtgaaatataaagataatttttgTGTGCCATTGGAGATTCACTTAGGTATCCATAGTAACCAATCGTAATTAAAATCGCAGTAAAAATACTTGAACTTTGGTTCCACTTGtgctttttatttgtttaaaaggGTTAGTAGAGTTGGAAAACTATTACTGTAATAATTTGGTGTTATGTAGTAGTATCAATTTGAAGTGTGGCTGTTTATAAGAGGACTTTATGTAAACAAATGGTGCCAACTGGCAAGAGATGGATGGACACCGCCATTTGCAGGAATTTTTGGGGTTTTGCATTTGTGCAGAGAGGATAAGACTCACAGATGTTTACTCTTGTGTTTTGTGTCTCACatattttatttgtctttcaaGAGATACCATTTTGTCTTTCTTGTGAAGAAGAGAATCTTCATTTACCCTAATACAATAGATGGGGAAAGAACAAAATCTTTGAGGAACGGTTGTCGACGGTGGCAGGATAGCTCTATGTTGCTGGGCTTTTTCTGTTGACGGTGGCCCATTCATTCTTTTCGCGTTTGGGCTGAGCTCGAAGTGAGACGCATAGTTTGTTGTGTGTTTCTCACGGCAGTGTTGAAAACATATAAGATTGCACAGAATAGTTGAGGTTAACTCCTATattcttttgaaaattttaatttgttttctctAACTTACCTTGCATATTCAAAAGATAATGCCTTTCTCACGGCAGCCATCACCTATTAATCATTTAAAAGAAGGAAGAGGAAACTTCAATCCATTGAAACTTTCACTTGCCCCCGGCACCATCAACCTCTGTCTAAATGATTTGCTTACTCCTTGGTGACTCGTACAAAATGAAGACCCTAATATAGCCATCGAGTTTataatatacacatatatatagtttacaaGAGTGTCGCAAAACAAAGTTTAAataaatcttctttttttttgtaactgaagttTAAATAAATCTTACAGTCAACGGCTTCTTATGTCAacttttatatatgtaaaatgaTTAAATGATATTCAATTTCTCGCATCAAACAAGTTGTACAATATGTATAAACGTTAGATATAACACCGGGAATTCAATATCTCTTATCCATGACACGGagattatatatattcataacAAAATTTGAACATAATAGAGAGCTTTAGATATCCAAAGACATGCATTTACATTCGGTGGATTTTGCTTTTCGGACCAAAAAGCCTACTTCAGCAGTCTCCCATTGACACTGACGACAGAACATACGCTCACAcgcatttcttcttatttacgcCATACAAATAAAGGGCCAACAAATATTAAAGAGACCCTCATTTTCttcttaagaaaatatataatacagaaTTCAAACAGGACTTTCTTCCTGATTAATAAGCAGTGGAACTTTGTTTTCATCTTCTCCGTGAAGATGCATAGGTTTAATGGCTTTTCTTTCTTCCAttggattttgtttttcttcagtTTCCTTCAGTTGTCCCCAAGAAACTGAATAATATCCGACACCACCTATGGCTGCTCCTAACACACTGCACTCATGTACCAAATATATACTTAATACTCATGCATAGTAATCACATGCTAATAAATAAAATCGATTATTGATGAATATGTTCACTGACTTTCCGTAGCGAAGACTGTTGACGAAGAAGCTGGTGCCAAAGACTGTTGCCCAAAAGATACCAAAGGGTTTGAATAATGGTACGTAATATGGTCCTTTCATTTGGGCACACTTTACTTGTATGCTTGGTCGTATCACATTTCCGAATATTCCCTGTTTTTAAATCACACATCATGATAGGTTTGTGAGCTACTGATAACTTGCTTCTTTTTtcagtatataattttttatattaccGTGGCGATAATGAGGAAAAGATCGAAGTTAGGTTTGATCTTCCATGCACTTAGGTCTCTTTCCATAAATAACGAGAATATTATACAC belongs to Brassica rapa cultivar Chiifu-401-42 chromosome A07, CAAS_Brap_v3.01, whole genome shotgun sequence and includes:
- the LOC103831563 gene encoding protein ALTERED XYLOGLUCAN 4; translated protein: MGLKEQQNCPSQRKIAVFIVLAFIPFALFHLCFNNPFSTIVDTTLQDSASHVVLTSYSSSSSQEEESQEEALCDYTKGKWVRDEMGPLYNGSSCGTIKDGQNCLRHGRPDSGYLYWKWKPNQCDIPRFDANRFLDLMRDKHLAFVGDSMARNQLESLMCLLSTVSSPDLVYRNGEDNKFRKWRFESHNVTVSVYWSPFLVAGLEKSGTLDHNVLHLDRVDDRWGNDLERFDTVVVSVGHWFLHPAVYYESGSVLGCHSCEASNCTEIGFFDIFRKAIRTTLKAVAGSRRQVILTTFSPSHFEGRPWDSPGACNMTEPYQEGKVLEGLDLEMRRIEMEEVTAAKAVAEGRLEALDVTAISVLRPDGHPGPYMYEFPFKNGVPERVHNDCLHWCLPGPVDTWNEIMIEMLRRWKV